The window tgtcctgacgtctggtgcactggtctggttcacgaacgacttgatcagtcattccgggttagatgttgctttgataaatttgattataaataatcaaattaaatatactggaatcttctggtctttgatacttgatcttcaggcaatcttgatagcagaaacatattgaactttattcttcactgaggcttgaacatattaatgaacttctttcagtggacggatgctcgtctcagatatcttgattgtctttgtctgttcgtatcgaatctccaacctgtagattcctgtattatacttacgtattgtttcctgtctcttgttgtgttgagttatcgtaattacatttacgttacattatgctttacatagGATCATGATAAGGTAGTTATTATTCTTATCTCCTATTTTCCCTCCATGTGCATGTTGAGTCTCCTAAGTCAGTGCCACTTATCCATTCTCCAATTTGAATAATCTACTAAAAAGGTGGGTAGTTAAGACTTAGTCTCTTGCCTTATGAGCATGTACACGTCGTGTCGTCGGTACTTCATGTCGTGTCAGTGCAGTTCACGTCGTGTCCTGACGCCTGTAAAATCTGGGTACAAACATGGTTTatactttgttttttttatcgaaTCTCAAAGTTGACCCGACAAGCTGTATTTATAAAAGAATGGAATGAGAacacataattatatttgtgtgtaAGTAAGATACACAGTGCAGAAGAATACGCAACTTACAGAAGGAGAGTTCGAAGAAGAGCTTCTTTGGGCATTGTGGCAGAAGGAACTCATACCGTACCATGTATCCATTCTACAACAAGGCAAACCGATCAGGTCCAACTCACTCAATTCACTCGGGTACTTGGCGAGCTCCAGCTCGACAAATACAAAATTATGTTCCATCAGGCAATCGGTCGTACCAGGGGCCTTCTGTCACTTTTGTAATCTGACCAAATTATACCACAAAAGAGTGTCTGACAACTGACTCGCTTTCTTCATGAACATAGCATTCAAACCTGTAGCACATTATGCCTCTTCAACACTGGCGCTTCCTACCATGTCACTTCGGATGTTTCACATCTTTTAACTTTTACAAGATCAATATATCCTGGACCTTAAGCTCCATATAATAACACACCTTTTAGTTTCATAAAAACAGTAGCTTTGTCTTGAATATGTTTTTAAGCCCTTTTATACGGAAATTTTGCCATCAGATTACAAGTTTGTTGTTGCCTAATTCAGCTGAAAAAAGTAATCAAAAGTGCTACCAAAATATGGCATATGAAAAGTGCTACCAAAATATAACATAACTTAATGTAGAAGCTTGACAAGAAAGTTTCTAAAATAAGGCTGCCAAAATAGTGTTGCAGGATTCCAAAGTATCAAATGCTTGCTGCATATCATCCTCTACATATAGTACTGAACTTAAAAACAGATAATCACTATCTAAATATGGCGGAGCATAAACTTCCCATCAGGTATTAGCGGGACCATGGGATGGTTGATCATCCTACCGCAAGTGCGGAGTAGTATTGCAATCTCATCCAAATAAATGTACGAGTCTTGAGGATGTTGTTTGAACGTGATATAAACATCATGCCCGTTGAAATACCACTTGAGAACATCTGCAAAACTCTTCGAATCATAATATTGTCCTGTGATATATCCGTTATCTTTCAGAAAACATCGGATGTCATTAGGTCCCTCGTCAAATAGTTCAAAACATGTAGAATGCAACAAGGGAACATAATCATAAACTCCTACTTGCTCAGAAAACTGGGAATGCTTCACCACTTGACGAGACATGAAACCTGTGTCTTTCTTGAAATGACCATCAGTATACCAATAACTCCACAAAGATCTTTTATTTATGTCGTGAAAGTTCAGCTGACGTAAGCTAATCTGTACAAGAAAATTTCATTGCTAAAAAATCATTCAATAGAGGCAAATCAGAAAATGTGGGAAACTTGTGCAAGTAGTATACACCTAATGATGACATATATAAGAAAatctcattattatattatttaactagACATATATAGTTTCAAAAGATGAAAATTATGGTTGCAGTCAAATGGATGGCTGATTTGATTATTCactaaatattcaaataaaatcaaataagaaAGGTGAAGAAACCACAACAAAGATGGTGgtattaagtttatattttctgGTCCTGCAGTTCAGGCTACGGTTTTCGACACGGAATTAGAAGCTCTTCATTTTATGCTAAACTCCTACAGACAGAGCATGTGAAACAAAACAAGCTAGCGATTTTCTCGGACTCTAGTAAGCTGGTCCATCATTTCAGTGCAtgtaaattttcagatttaggCCTGCTAAGCAAATGGATCACTAAAGTAAGGTTGGTGTTTGTGGAGAGGTCCATAAATTATATCGCGGATCAATTATCCAAAGAGGGTAAAGATAGAAACTATATTCTCTCATCTTGGATTTGACTTTGCATTCTCATCTATAGTAGTGCTTGTTTTCCCCAGTTGGCTCTAGGAAGTTGTTCTGGTTCTAAGATGCTTGTTCTAGGTAGTAGTAAGTTATTAGTTTGTTTGGCTTTGTCTGCATGTAGCTGGTAATAGTCTCAGGTCTCGCTTTGCCCTATAGTAGGGTTATCTGTAATCATGCAACTCATTTTCAAAATGAGTTCTGTGTAATCCTGTAACTAAGATGTCAATGAAACCCTTTTCTAAAATTGCTACAGAAAAAGTTCTAAAGATCAAAGAATCCGATTTTGCCTATGAAGTTGTGAGTATTAGTACAGGTCTCACTCAGTGTGTTGATACTCCTAGGACTAGTATTGCTATAGGTACTAGTAATTGTATAGAAGTTTAATATATAAAGGAAGGATTAAAAGTATACCTCATTTGCTTCATCTTCTAACCTCATGATGTTGTTAGGAAATGTATGGATAGTGTTATTCAGATGAGTCACATACATTTCATTCTTGAAGTCCCGAATCTTTGATGTCTACAAGCTATGAACCCGGAGGTTGGGGATAGTGGTGTGTATAGGCTCCTTACACATAACACAGCATGTCGCTAGCCTCAGATCAAGAAAAATCCCTCCTGCATAAGAAATGTTAAGataaatatatgatatgcaGATATGTATACAAAACAAGATATAACAAGAGAGATAAAACCAAAGCTAGCAAGTGGTGTTAAAGTGAGTGAAGGAGCTTCAAGCCTATGGTACTTGGACAACGGAGCAAGCAACCATATGACTGGTGATAAagaaaaatttgttgaactaGACCAAGGGATCACTGGGTTGGTGAAGTTTGGTGACGACTCACCCGTGAAGATTGAAGGTAAGGGTTCGATTATTTTCAGATGCAAAAATGGAGAAGAAAGAAAGCTTTATGAGGTATTATATATTCTCACACTTTGTAGTAACATAATAAGCCTGGGTCAAATGTCGGAGGATGGGAATAAAGTGGTTCTTAAGGGAGATTTTCTATGGGTGTTTGAAGATAAAGGAAAACTTCTCATGAAAGTAAAACGCTCGCCAAAtcgtttatatatattaattgcaAAACTCGTCAAACCAGGGTGTTTATTGTCTAAAACAGAGAAGGTGTCTAGGTTGTGGCATACACGTTTGGGGCATGTAAATTATCAGTCTATGAATTGATGAACAAGAAAAATATGGTACATGGGTTTCCCAATGTAGGCTTGTCAAATGAAGTGTGTATTGGGTGTCTGAAGTCAAAACAAGTCAGAAGAGTTTTCCACAAAAATCAAGTATCAGTGCAACACAAGCTCTGCAGTTAGTACATGGAGATTTATGTGGTCCAATTGATCCAATCACACCTGGTGGAAACAAATCTTTTTTCTGTTAGTTGATGATTTTATGCGAGTTATGTGGGTGTACATGTTAAAGAGTAAAGACGAAGCTTTTGGTGTGTTTAGGAAGTTTCGAGCTCAAGTCGAGGATGACAAGAAAAAAATAAGGGTCTTCAGGACGGATCGAGGACGGGAGTTTACTTCGACAGTGTTTAAAATGTATTGTGAAGAAGCAGGAATAGAGAGACATTACACTGCTCCTTATACGCCCCGACAAAATGGTGTGGTGGAACGTAGGAACAGAACAGTAGTAGAGATGGCTCGCAGCTACTTAAAGCAGATGAGGTTACCAATGATGAGACAACAAAGAGCGTCTGAAACCTGACTCGCTTTCTTCATGAACATAGCATTCAAACCTGTAGCACATTATGCCTCTTCAACACTAGCGCTTCCTACCATGTCACTTCGGATGTTTCACATCTTTTAACTTTTACAAGATCAATATATCCTGGACCTTATGCTCCATATAACAACACACCTTTTAGTTTCATAAAAACAGTAGCTTTGTCTTGAATATGTTTTTAAGCCCTTTTATACGGAAATTTTGCTTCATTAATTCTTATTTGAGATGAAAGAATGCTATGTagccatttttataattgaaaaaagaatCAATGTGAaagcaaacaaaattaaatgGTGCAGGGATTTTTATGGAAAAACACATGACAAATATGACCAATAAGTTTAGCAAAATAATTGATAAATGTCTCAGTCTGGTAGAGCTAACTAAACTGCTAAACTGTTATCAACTTAAATACAtagcatgcaaaaatataacAACTCAATTATCGATCTAACGACCTAATAAAAACCTTGATAAGTCAACACTTTTCTTGAAGTCACTGTGCGAGTAGATGCTCCCTCCTTTGTAGTCTCAGTAGTTCCACTCAAATTGAGTATTTAATTGAGCCAAGGCCTCTTCTTCTAAATCATACCCAGTAAAGGGAAAACAAGTATCGTCAATTGTAGGATACTTTGTTTTCCTGACAAGTTTTCCATCTTGATCAAAGGCAAACAGTGGAAATTAGACTAGTGTATCAAGAGACTTGTTGTGCCAGATATAGGAGCCTAAGTTGGCATGTATCCACTCGCTTGCTTGTGACACCAACCAAGGCATTCGTCCAACGAATTGATTACTCGTTGCGGACTCCTCACTACCTAGTAAGACACGAACTACTTCAAACTCATGACAAGTTCCTTTCACCTTGCGgtacaatttttttaacattgtaAGGAAATCAGCATTTGGCGACTCATAACTGTCTCTATCTTCATGCTCCAAAACAAGCATGATACTCTTCCCAGCAAGTTGACATAGGGGAACCTTAGAATTGAAATTGACaagttaaaaaatagaaaaacttgAGATCATTACTTCATTACTAATACAAAAATAATGTGGGATACTAATATTAGGGGATTTATGAAGAACTTTGTTTGAACTAAAAAAGACAAGGGAAAGTTTAAAGCATGCATCAAGATATTAAAAAACTAGACTAACCTGGGCCCCATCTTTCATTCTCCGGACACTATTTTGTTCACATATCATCTCCAGTTTCAGGTCCTTTACCTTTTCAGTCTCTAGCTGTGCAACTCTTCTACGAGTGAATGGGTACCCATGAATCTTATACAAACAAAAGATGTGAGACCCAAATGGTTCCATAAATTCCGCACGAGGGTCAAACATTACAAGGCCGCCAAAACCAGGTGCATCTTGCTTACTAGATGATATTTCCAAAATCCGATTCAACTTCTTGCACCTTGGGTCTTGATATGGCAATGCCAACCAAGGCATACCCTTAAGCTCCTCCAAAAATAATTCTTCACTTGGCCAATCACTGGAGTACCCAAACTCTCTGCCATAAATTAGCACAACCTCAAACAGGTTTCCTACTTGTGCAAGCTCTTCATAAGCCAACTTCAGTTCTTGAAAAAACTCAATATTCCCCAGAGACTTTGTACCAGTACAAAAATATAAGGCCACAACTTTATCCTCCAAAGTGTGAATGGGTACCTAATAGTAGTTGGCAGAACGATTAAGCTAAGGGaagatcaaaaataaatacaagcAGGATGAGTATTTTTCTAccattttcaatattttagaatttaaaattgaCTACGTCAGAAAATGATATAGAGtaattaatattagtattataatGCAAAGTTATACATGTATTCCTTACAATGTCCAACTAATTATATGCTTGATGCAGATTAAAAAAACCCCTACATTAGTGTTGAAAATTTTCACCAACTTCATGAAGTTTCTATAGAAATCTTCTCGGTCAAAGGAGAGGAGTTGAGAAGCTTATTCATGCACCTAGGAATTCATATATCAACACTAGTTAATAATACTATTCATCTATCAATGCACATGCATCTAATTGATTATCCATATAATTCTAATGTCGTAACCTTCACAAATTTCAAGAAACTATGTTCTCTGTAACATTAAAAGTGTTAGTGTGTGCTTTTATTCATCTTCCTGAATGGATTCTATTGGTTGTGGCTGCATCTACAGGGTTATTTATTCCATCAACTAATATTCTCATAATGAAAGTACATGATGTAATCAAATGAAGAAAAACAATACTTGATCTTCTTCGTTTGAAATGACATTATCACG of the Daucus carota subsp. sativus chromosome 4, DH1 v3.0, whole genome shotgun sequence genome contains:
- the LOC135152010 gene encoding probable nucleoredoxin 1-2 — its product is MLNEGPRTYASNEIQGPFNQFVQKGDTINLNDLLFTEERDYLIKNNNERVKAEHFEGKVVALYFLPLPHHTFDYNMIKWDASFVMDEYKELQQHNNFEVVLVPVSGKSSFKDSTDFPQFVSTDYQHHFDVLFSYMPWTAIPIFDVAFRERLQKSFGLSHRYIYSRQMLAIVDPMGKVLQYDSWNIFFEYGALGFPFSDERIEYLREEDDDVIKQPSLKKLLTSPQRDNVISNEEDQVPIHTLEDKVVALYFCTGTKSLGNIEFFQELKLAYEELAQVGNLFEVVLIYGREFGYSSDWPSEELFLEELKGMPWLALPYQDPRCKKLNRILEISSSKQDAPGFGGLVMFDPRAEFMEPFGSHIFCLYKIHGYPFTRRRVAQLETEKVKDLKLEMICEQNSVRRMKDGAQVPLCQLAGKSIMLVLEHEDRDSYESPNADFLTMLKKLYRKVKGTCHEFEVVRVLLGSEESATSNQFVGRMPWLVSQASEWIHANLGSYIWHNKSLDTLV